The following are encoded together in the Penicillium digitatum chromosome 3, complete sequence genome:
- a CDS encoding DUF1275 domain protein, which translates to MEKTEAPATPDLEAPDLPVKESSIAQRWKENLTPTHADLVCLLLTFLTGLCDSSAYNAWSCFLGMQTGNTIFLGLGASNQPKNKPWGWLKSLMSITSFFLGSMIFSVVMRNVGALRRGTLFVSFLVQTLFIIIAVALIQGDLIPHTSTDATLTGGSLFLELIPIGLLAFQSAGGMTCSRALGYNEIPTVVLTSVYFDIASDPKIIGKPTTNVKRNRRVGGVVCLLIGAIVGGWLSRSSGGMESALWMAAGIKFVAAIAWLFWKAAPAK; encoded by the exons ATGGAGAAGACAGAGGCCCCGGCCACTCCCGATCTCGAAGCCCCAGACCTCCCCGTCAAAGAGTCCAGCATCGCCCAACGATGGAAGGAGAACCTGACACCCACACACGCAGACTTGGTCTGTCTGCTCCTCACTTTCCTCACCGGTCTATGCGATAGCAGTGCCTACAACGCATGGTCCTGCTTCCTCGGAATGCAAACCG GAAACACGATCTTCCTCGGTCTCGGCGCTTCCAATCAACCTAAAAATAAGCCATGGGGCTGGCTCAAGTCCCTGATGTCGATCACGtccttcttcctcggctcGATGATCTTCTCGGTCGTGATGCGCAACGTTGGCGCCCTCCGTCGCGGAACTCTTTTCGTCTCATTCCTCGTGCAGACTctgttcatcatcatcgctgTCGCATTAATCCAAGGCGACCTGATCCCCCACACGTCCACCGACGCCACCCTAACCGGCGGCTCGCTTTTCCTCGAACTGATCCCGATCGGCCTGCTGGCTTTCCAGTCCGCGGGCGGAATGACGTGCAGTCGTGCGCTGGGTTACAATGAGATCCCGACCGTGGTCTTGACGAGTGTATACTTTGATATTGCGTCGGATCCGAAGATTATTGGTAAGCCCACTACGAATGTCAAGCGCAACCGTCGTGTCGGTGGCGTTGTGTGTCTGCTCATCGGCGCTATCGTCGGTGGCTGGCTGAGTCGTAGCAGTGGTGGTATGGAGTCAGCGCTGTGGATGGCTGCTGGGATTAAGTTTGTCGCGGCGATCGCGTGGCTATTTTGGAAGGCTGCGCCAGCAAAATAG
- a CDS encoding ABC transporter, integral membrane type 1 → MASTAQAVCLSVADGAIGPRVDVACRNFDFTVYFEDLFFACLPTTLFLLGIPVSLWLLWNEPHRIKRSTRLLYVLELVAISSAIVPSYIHHCRSIRPSTLLTLFLSARSLLGIARVRTLWLIPGETDKAIVFTVGFTFNLISLVFESSEKESIVTPETEKPGTPEPFSGVWKQASFAWLAGTFRLGYSKIISVSDLPDLDPRLDSEAVAYKLQKIWSKQENKSKKHESGKTTLLLALLGMIQFEQGNICIDGLDLSDYSRAETRTKLNVITQDPFLVAGTIRFNVDPLQGASDAKIISALQKVRLWGKIKKEGGLDMAMKVTAWSQGQKQLLCLARAMVRKGKVLILDEATSSVDNETENFMQEIINAEFSTHTVLAVVHRLRFISYYDRIALLDNGILMEFDSPEALMSTDSQFKTLHDPGKL, encoded by the exons ATGGCCTCTACGGCCCAGGCGGTTTGTCTGAGTGTGGCTGATGGCGCAATTGGACCCCGGGTCGATGTCGCCTGTCGTAATTTTGATTTCACGGTCTACTTTGAAGATCTCTTTTTTGCTTGCCTCCCAACTACATTGTTCTTATTAGGTATCCCTGTTTCCCTGTGGTTGCTATGGAACGAGCCCCATCGTATCAAGCGGTCCACACGACTGCTCT ATGTGCTGGAACTAGTGGCTATCTCCAGCGCTATAGTGCCATCATACATTCATCATTGCCGTTCGATTCGACCTTCGACACTACTCactctctttctttctgcTCGATCACTTCTGGGTATCGCGCGTGTGCGGACACTGTGGCTCATCCCAGGTGAAACTGACAAGGCGATTGTCTTTACCGTTGGTTTCACTTTCAACTTGATCTCGTTGGTGTTTGAATCCTCTGAGAAAGAGTCAATCGTCACTCCGGAAACAGAAAAGCCTGGTACCCCAGAACCATTTAGTGGGGTTTGGAAGCAAGCTAGCTTCGCCTGGCTTGCTGGAACATTTCGCCTGGGATATTCCAAAATCATTTCCGTTTCCGATCTTCCCGATCTTGATCCACGGCTAGACAGCGAGGCCGTTGCGTATAAGCTACAGAAGATATGGTCAAAGCAAG AGAACAAGTCTAAGAAACATGAAAG CGGAAAGACAACACTACTCCTTGCCCTCCTTGGCATGATCCAATTCGAACAAGGCAATATTTGTATCGATGGACTCGACTTGTCAGATTACTCCAGAGCTGAAACTAGAACcaaattgaatgtgattacCCAAGATCCATTCTTGGTCGCCGGCACGATCCGTTTCAATGTCGATCCCCTCCAGGGGGCGTCGGATGCTAAGATTATCAGCGCTCTACAGAAGGTACGATTATGGGGGAAGATTAAAAAAGAGGGTGGGCTTGACATGGCGATGAAAGTTACTGCCTGGTCACAAGGCCAAAAGCAACTCCTCTGCCTCGCTCGTGCGATGGTTCGAAAAGGCAAAGTACTAATTCTTGATGAAGCAACGAGCAG TGTTGATAACGAGACTGAGAATTTCATGCAGGAAATCATCAATGCTGAGTTTTCGACTCATACTGTCTTGGCGGTTGTACATCGGCTGAGGTTCATCAGTTATTACGACCGTATCGCTCTCTTGGATAATGGTATCTTGATGGAATTCGACTCGCCCGAGGCGCTTATGTCTACTGATTCTCAATTTAAGACACTTCATGACCCTGGGAAGCTGTGA
- a CDS encoding Short-chain dehydrogenase/reductase SDR has product MSASPPTILLIGASRGLGHAMAAEFLETGWNVVGTVRGESRTLFHELADKYTGRVEIETLDICQSDQIKALDKRLLVSGKTFDILFVNAGTTNRDPTQNIGDVSTEDFIHVMVTNSLSPMRVVESLAHHVAPRGLIGVMSSGQGSISNNETGLREVYRGTKAALNMFMRSFAARQDPSRPMVVMAPGWVKTELGGSEARLTIAESIPSLVNVLIEKQERPGLEYLDYRGRTVPW; this is encoded by the coding sequence ATGTCCGCTTCGCCCCCCACAATCCTTCTCATTGGTGCTTCCCGTGGCCTCGGCCACGCCATGGCGGCAGAATTTCTAGAAACGGGATGGAACGTTGTCGGCACAGTCCGCGGAGAGTCACGAACATTATTCCACGAGCTAGCAGACAAATACACCGGCCGGGTAGAAATTGAGACCTTGGATATTTGCCAATCTGATCAAATCAAGGCCCTCGACAAGCGCCTATTAGTGTCGGGAAAGACATTTGACATCCTTTTCGTAAATGCTGGAACAACAAATCGTGACCCAACCCAAAACATCGGCGATGTATCAACGGAGGATTTCATCCATGTCATGGTCACAAATTCTCTCAGCCCCATGCGTGTCGTTGAAAGTCTGGCACATCATGTGGCTCCGAGAGGTCTCATCGGTGTTATGTCATCTGGACAGGGAAGCATCAGCAACAATGAAACCGGTCTGCGAGAGGTGTATCGCGGCACTAAAGCTGCGCTCAATATGTTCATGCGAAGCTTTGCGGCTCGTCAGGATCCATCGCGTCCAATGGTGGTGATGGCTCCGGGTTGGGTCAAAACCGAGTTGGGGGGTTCCGAGGCTCGGCTTACAATTGCAGAAAGCATTCCCAGCTTGGTAAATGTACTTATTGAAAAGCAAGAACGACCGGGACTCGAATATCTGGACTACCGTGGTCGAACTGTGCCTTGGTGA
- a CDS encoding Kinesin, motor domain → MPKDRGQNRGQEAPACRARTHATETASHSEMGPAELLSEHMDASGNAVPDPNWGPTKMPDEDGNNAQHRDMALDPRFYHHIGHPGPGSISSAASSDISAATGITSPSIISTSASAATLRSTASSPSFRAREGLAISRTRDGMASPTPGGNVRVVVRVRRFLPREIDRNAECLISMDPRTQMTCLQAPKPKPDDQGKPKSQARGKILEDKSFTFDNSFWSHNEEDEHYAHQEDVYNALGEEFLDHNFEGYHTCIFAYGQTGAGKSYTMMGTPDKPGLIPRTCEDLFQRIENSPSPDISYNVRVSYFEVYNEHVRDLLVPRTDPPHYLRIRESPSEGPYVKDLTEATAKNYAELMNFMRKGDVSRTTASTKMNDTSSRSHAVFTITLKQIHHDLSTDETTERTARIRLVDLAGSERAKSTEATGARLREGANINKSLTTLGRVIAALADPKKLRGPRKSKEQVPYRDSILTWLLKDSLGGNSKTAMIACIAPADYEETLSTLRYADQAKNIRTRARVNQDQMSAAERDRQIAEMTETIRTLQLSVSQAALNQRATEASDERLEEYQQKVEKMQRLMEENKMVSECKIRQLQTENDALRMHLKLAVESLKNPIPPITFEQRKPSITSLQDEDQALNLDLEDCEGSLLISDVESDMDFWEDDDTITEGVTDQEAQQMQNHMHDLLGDLSVFKRKLATDHQRFRPIEEHATRKRRALGILTSNR, encoded by the exons ATGCCCAAGGATAGAGGTCAAAACCGGGGCCAGGAAGCTCCCGCCTGCAGAGCTAGGACCCATGCTACGGAAACGGCGTCACATAGCGAGATGGGCCCTGCTGAACTTTTGAGTGAACATATGGATGCTTCTGGCAATGCCGTACCCGATCCAAACTGGGGTCCTACAAAGATGCCTGATGAAGAT GGAAACAACGCGCAACA TAGGGACATGGCGCTCGATCCGCGCTTCTACCACCACATCGGCCATCCGGGCCCAGGCTCGATATCTTCAGCCGCATCATCCGATATATCGGCCGCCACAGGAATCACTTCCCCAAGCATTATCTCCACCTCCGCTTCCGCCGCCACCCTCCGATCTACAGCGTCAAGTCCATCCTTCCGCGCACGAGAGGGTTTAGCAATATCCCGTACCAGAGATGGGATGGCTAGTCCAACCCCAGGGGGGAATGTGCGCGTCGTCGTACGAGTGCGGAGGTTCTTACCGCGAG AAATCGATCGCAACGCAGAATGTTTGATTTCGATGGACCCGCGCACGCAGATGACCTGCCTTCAAGCACCCAAACCGAAACCCGACGATCAAGGAAAACCTAAGTCACAGGCCCGCGGCAAGATTTTGGAAGATAAGTCTTTTACATTCGACAACTCCTTTTGGTCCCATAATGAGGAGGATGAACATTACGCACACCAGGAAGATGTCTATAACGCTCTCGGGGAGGAGTTCTTGGATCACAACTTCGAAGGATACCACACGTGTATCTTCGCATACGGACAGACAGGCGCGGGAAAGAGTTACACTATGATGGGAACCCCGGACAAGCCCGGCTTGATTCCTCGGACGTGCGAAGATCTCTTCCAGCGCATAGAGAACTCGCCTTCTCCGGATATCAGCTACAACGTTCGAGTGTCGTATTTCGAAGTATACAATGAGCATGTTCGCGATCTTTTGGTCCCACGAACTGATCCCCCGCACTATCTTCGCATTCGCGAATCGCCGTCAGAAGGTCCATACGTCAAGGATTTGACAGAGGCTACCGCAAAGAACTACGCGGAATTGATGAATTTTATGCGAAAAGGTGACGTCTCACGAACCACGGCTAGCACAAAGATGAACGACACGTCGTCCCGATCTCACGCAGTCTTTACCATCACTTTAAAACAGATCCACCATGACTTGTCTACAGATGAAACGACTGAGCGTACTGCGCGGATTCGGTTGGTCGATCTGGCAGGTTCTGAGCGCGCTAAATCTACCGAAGCGACTGGCGCTCGACTTCGCGAAGGTGCAAACATCAACAAGTCTTTAACGACGCTAGGACGTGTCATTGCAGCGCTCGCAGATCCCAAGAAACTTCGTGGTCCACGAAAGAGCAAAGAACAGGTACCATACCGTGACTCGATCCTGACATGGCTGTTGAAGGACAGTCTCGGCGGCAACTCCAAGACTGCGATGATTGCCTGTATTGCACCTGCCGACTATGAAGAGACACTTTCGACTCTTCGTTATGCGGACCAGGCCAAAAATATTCGGACACGGGCACGGGTCAACCAAGATCAAATGTCGGCAGCTGAGCGTGATCGACAAATTGCGGAGATGACAGAAACAATCCGCACCCTTCAACTTAGTGTGAGCCAAGCAGCACTCAACCAGCGGGCCACTGAGGCCTCTGATGAACGTCTCGAAGAGTACCAGCAGAAAGTCGAGAAAATGCAACGTCTCATGGAGGAGAATAAGATGGTCAGTGAATGCAAGATTCGGCAACTGCAAACGGAAAACGACGCTTTGCGCATGCATCTGAAGCTAGCGGTTGAGAGTCTTAAGAACCCCATCCCACCCATCACCTTTGAGCAGCGCAAGCCTAGCATTACTTCCTTGCAAGATGAGGATCAAGCGCTCAATCTTGATCTAGAGGACTGCGAGGGCTCTCTTTTGATATCAGATGTCGAATCTGATATGGACTTCTGGGAAGATGATGACACTATCACCGAAGGTGTCACTGACCAAGAGGCCCAACAGATGCAAAATCACATGCATGATCTTCTTGGTGACTTGAGTGTCTTCAAGAGAAAGCTAGCCACGGATCATCAACGGTTCCGTCCGATCGAGGAACATGCAACTCGGAAGCGGCGTGCCTTGGGAATTCTGACCAGCAATCGTTAA
- a CDS encoding Initiation factor 2B-like protein codes for MVESSNLAPTAQVSTPVTSAPEQAQPATKNSPQTLPIRDSKPTKPTGDAPASTDGATDKPLSPAELKKKAKADKAARRIREKLEKDGGAVGGTIPAPSIAAQARPPTTPKKDAASTGSAQKGPRAQPPRRGSGPLAQTGSVLVEQKKKKDDKKVAVFGHLYGQQRRVTVAGATKEVHPAILALGMQLMDYTICGSSARCVATLIAFKRVIESYATPMGTSLARHLTTHLSAQITYLSTCRPLSISQGNAIRALKLFIAGIDPSTPEASAKVSLCEYIDSFIREKITVADQVIADSAAQKVQDGDVIVTFAGSSIVKQTLLLAHNQGKRFRVSIIDSRPLFEGKSLARDLAKSGLDVQYSLVHAITHAIKDATKVFLGAHAMTSNGGLYSRVGTALVAMSAKERASGVEIPVIVCCETIKFTDRVALDSIVVNEIADANELLPMNTPVSLVVRDPADAYVPPPPDNKKGGNRTLAPEPPVLPHKSSSSPLANWHNTPNLQLLNIMYDVTPAEYVDMVITEMGSLPPSAVPIVHRMVTNL; via the exons ATGGTGGAATCCTCCAATCTAGCGCCGACAGCGCAAGTCTCAACACCTGTTACATCGGCGCCAGAGCAAGCTCAACCCGCGACCAAAAACTCTCCGCAGACTCTCCCGATTCGCGACTCAAAACCCACCAAACCTACCGGAGATGCGCCCGCGTCCACAGACGGCGCCACAGACAAGCCGCTTAGCCCAGCCgagttgaagaagaaagccaAGGCTGATAAGGCTGCCCGACGCATCCGAGAGAAACTTGAGAAGGACGGAGGTGCCGTCGGCGGTACCATTCCCGCTCCGAGCATCGCCGCTCAGGCTCGTCCACCAACTACACCGAAGAAAGATGCTGCTAGTACTGGCTCTGCACAGAAAGGACCGCGAGCACAGCCCCCCCGCCGCGGCTCAGGTCCTCTGGCGCAAACCGGGTCCGTTCTCGTggagcaaaagaaaaagaaagacgaCAAGAAGGTTGCTGTCTTTGGGCACTTGTACGGACAACAACGTCGCGTCACTGTCGCCGGTGCCACAAAGGAGGTTCACCCTGCCATTCTGGCCTTGGGCATGCAACTGATGGACTACACGATCTGCGGCAGCAGCGCGCGCTGTGTGGCCACGTTGATTGCTTTTAAACGA GTCATTGAATCTTATGCAACCCCTATGGGTACCTCGCTGGCTCGCCACCTGACCACACACCTCTCGGCCCAAATCACCTACCTCTCAACATGCCGACCCCTCTCCATCAGTCAGGGAAATGCCATCCGTGCTTTGAAGCTCTTCATTGCCGGGATCGATCCCTCTACCCCCGAGGCGAGTGCCAAGGTTTCACTCTGCGAATACATCGATAGCTTCATCCGTGAGAAGATCACCGTCGCCGACCAGGTGATTGCAGACAGTGCAGCACAGAAAGTCCAAGACGGTGACGTGATTGTGACGTTTGCCGGCAGCAGCATCGTTAAGCAGACCCTTTTGTTAGCACACAACCAAGGCAAGCGATTCCGCGTCTCAATTATCGACTCAAGGCCCCTTTTCGAAGGCAAAAGCCTCGCCCGCGATCTCGCCAAGAGCGGGCTCGACGTCCAATACTCCCTCGTCCACGCCATCACCCACGCCATCAAGGATGCCACGAAGGTCTTCCTCGGTGCTCATGCAATGACCAGTAACGGTGGCTTGTACTCCCGTGTCGGCACCGCCCTTGTCGCCATGTCCGCCAAGGAACGTGCCAGCGGCGTCGAAATCCCTGTCATTGTCTGCTGTGAGACTATCAAGTTCACTGACCGGGTTGCCCTTGACAGCATCGTCGTCAATGAGATTGCCGATGCCAACGAGCTGTTACCTATGAACACCCCTGTCTCCCTCGTTGTCCGCGACCCGGCAGACGCATATGTCCCCCCTCCGCCTGACAACAAGAAGGGTGGAAACCGCACCCTGGCTCCCGAGCCTCCCGTTCTCCCACACAAGAGCTCTTCGTCGCCTCTTGCGAACTGGCACAACACTCCCAACCTACAGTTGTTGAACATCATGTATGATGTTACGCCTGCGGAATACGTCGACATGGTTATCACTGAGATGGGCAGTCTCCCTCCCAGTGCTGTCCCGATTGTCCACCGGATGGTCACAAACCTGTGA
- a CDS encoding Apc13p, translated as MSKDSSASYLHMHQPRLADLFEEFTRPHTSTATNSTTDPHNANSVSAANREAASTAANALQYGPTSPSTIPSFLPIEDIYVAPQYQPPNPEDEDDVVPDQHAAFGITRAMERRRDAVWRDLGLEALVNGEGHGPDAGPLTGPGGAGVAGAATSGPGATLRGSRGGAAAAGAPVIRVRDSGRKMGGRRVVGLR; from the exons ATG AGCAAAGACTCCTCCGCCTCATACCTACATATGCACCAACCGCGGCTAGCAGACCTCTTCGAAGAATTTACACGCCCACACACCTCAACAGCCACCAACTCAACAACCGACCCACACAATGCCAACAGCGTCTCAGCCGCAAATCGCGAGGCAGCCAGTACAGCCGCAAACGCCCTACAATATGGCCCGACCTCTCCCTCTACAATCCCCTCATTCCTACCAATCGAGGACATCTACGTGGCACCACAATACCAGCCCCCGAACCCTGAAGACGAGGACGATGTCGTTCCAGATCAGCATGCGGCATTCGGTATTACCCGCGCTATGGAGCGGAGACGGGATGCGGTGTGGCGGGATCTTGGTCTTGAGGCGCTTGTCAATGGCGAGGGGCATGGGCCTGATGCTGGACCTTTGACAGGCCCTGGAggtgctggtgttgctgGGGCTGCGACTTCTGGGCCTGGTGCTACGCTGCGGGGTAGTAGGGGTGGCGCGGCGGCTGCTGGGGCGCCGGTTATTAGGGTCCGGGACTCAGGGCGGAAGATGGGTGGGCGTAGGGTTGTTGGGTTGCGGTAA